One Falco biarmicus isolate bFalBia1 chromosome 13, bFalBia1.pri, whole genome shotgun sequence genomic region harbors:
- the CP gene encoding ceruloplasmin isoform X1, with protein MKLFLSCFLVSCCCQVGAVNREYYIGITETKWNYAPGSTNIVSGQLFAEEEQAGVFLKRGPHRIGSTYKKAVYTQYTNHLYDVTVDKPSWLGFLGPIIKGEVGDSIIIHLKNFASRSYTLHPHGVRYTKENEGAFYPDNTKDLQKRDDAVEPGGQYTYTWHVTEDQGPAKGDADCITRVYHSHIDAPRDVASGLVGPLIICRKGTMNNGSDKQFGAEFILMFSVMDENLSWYLEDNIRTYCSEPSKVDKDDEDFQESNKMHSINGYMYGYLPNLTMCVEDKVKWHLFGMGNEADIHSAYFHGQTLIERHHRVDTINLFPATFIDAVMIPRSPGEWLLSCQVNDHIEGGMQALFEVKDCRKSTKDHNESTRIRQYFIAAEEIIWNYGPSAVNHFTGQELITDSESRIFFEQSETRIGGSYKKAVYKEYTDGSFTEHKKSLTEEAHLGLLGPVIKAEVGESIRVTFRNNASRPFSIQPHGVSYRKSDEGALYSAASRGTGSPASHVSPGATFVYEWNVPEDVGPTDQDPDCLTWLYYSAVDAVRDTSSGLVGPLLVCRKGALLPSGKQKNVNLEFFLLATVFDENLSWYLDDNILMFTLNPNKIDKDDEDFQESNKMHSINGYMYGNQPGLEMCKGSVVSWHLMGLGSEVDVHGIYFSENTFITKGTRRDTANLFPHTFLTAIMKPDSEGVFEVSCLTTDHYTGGMKQNYKVKQCHWWNVDLSMYLHEKTYYIAAVEVEWDYAPNRTWEFERHQYHEESPGNPFLNKDGKFIGSKYRKVVYREYTDQTFSTPKNRAEEQQHLEIQGPLLMSNIGDKILIVFKNLASRPFSIHAHGVKTDSSVVAVTNPGETKMYVWKIPERSSSERGDPHCIAWAYHSTVDIIKDTYSGLIGTLVVCHRHYLPSFHTEKKVQFALLFMVFDENESWYLDENIKRYSANPHLIDKEDEEFLESNKMHAINGKVFGNLHGLTMHVGEKVSWYLMGMGNEIDIHTAHFHGHSFDYKQTEVYRADVFDLFPGTFQTVEMTPQNPGTWLLHCHVTDHIHAGMEATYTVLPKEDKVFVPKIIQSVQV; from the exons ATGAAGCTCTTCCTAAGTTGCTTCCTGGTTTCTTGCTGTTGCCAAGTCGGGGCAGTGAACAGGGAGTACTACATCGGTATTACAGAGACCAAGTGGAACTATGCACCTGGCAGCACCAATATTGTGTCTGGACAGCTTTTTGCAGAAGAAGA GCAGGCTGGAGTCTTTCTCAAAAGAGGACCGCATAGGATAGGAAGCACTTACAAGAAGGCTGTCTACACGCAGTACACCAATCATTTATATGATGTGACAGTTGACAAGCCTTCCTGGCTGGGTTTTTTAGGCCCTATCATTAAGGGAGAAGTTGGAGATTCCATTATTATTCACTTGAAAAACTTTGCTTCCAGAAGCTACACGCTGCATCCACATGGTGTAAGAtacacaaaggaaaatgaag GTGCTTTTTATCCTGATAACACCAAAGATTTGCAAAAGAGAGATGACGCTGTGGAGCCTGGAGGCCAGTACACTTACACATGGCATGTGACAGAAGATCAAGGTCCAGCTAAGGGAGATGCAGACTGCATAACCAGGGTTTACCACTCCCACATAGATGCTCCAAGAGATGTTGCCTCAGGGCTTGTTGGGCCTTTGATAATTTGCAGGAAAG gtACAATGAATAATGGGAGTGATAAACAATTTGGTGCTGAATTTATCCTCATGTTTTCTGTAATGGATGAAAATCTCAGTTGGTATCTAGAGGATAACATCAGGACATACTGTTCTGAGCCTTCCAAAGTTGACAAAGATGATGAGGACTTCCAGGAGAGCAATAAAATGCACT cAATTAATGGGTACATGTATGGATACCTCCCAAACCTCACAATGTGTGTGGAAGACAAGGTAAAATGGCATCTTTTTGGCATGGGTAATGAAGCTGATATCCATTCAGCCTACTTTCATGGACAGACCTTAATAGAAAGGCATCATCGAGTTGACACCATCAACCTCTTCCCCGCCACATTTATTGATGCTGTCATGATACCGAGGAGTCCTGGGGAATGGCTGCTCAGCTGCCAAGTGAATGACCATATTGAAG gtggtATGCAGGCCCTTTTTGAGGTGAAAGATTGTAGGAAATCCACAAAAGATCACAATGAAAGTACGAGGATAAGACAGTATTTCATTGCTGCTGAAGAAATCATCTGGAATTATGGCCCATCTGCAGTGAACCATTTTACAGGCCAAGAGTTAATCACTGACAG CGAATCTCGCATTTTTTTTGAACAAAGTGAGACAAGAATTGGCGGCTCTTATAAAAAAGCTGTTTACAAAGAATACACTGATGGTTCTTTCACTGAAcataaaaaaagtctcacagagGAAGCACATCTTGGACTCTTAG GACCTGTTATCAAGGCTGAAGTGGGTGAGAGCATCAGGGTGACATTCCGAAACAATGCCAGCCGCCCGTTTAGCATTCAGCCCCATGGTGTGAGTTACCGCAAGAGCGACGAGGGTGCATTGTACAGCGCTGCCTCCAGAG GTACTGGATCTCCAGCCTCTCATGTGAGTCCTGGTGCTACATTTGTGTATGAGTGGAATGTGCCAGAAGATGTTGGCCCCACAGACCAAGATCCAGACTGTTTAACCTGGCTTTATTACTCAGCTGTGGATGCAGTCAGAGACACCAGTTCTGGCCTTGTGGGTCCTCTTCTGGTGTGCAGGAAAGGAGCTTTGCTTCCTTCTGGGAAACAG aaaaatgtgaacCTGGAGTTTTTTCTACTTGCCACAGTATTTGATGAGAATCTGAGCTGGTACTTGGATGACAATATTTTGATGTTTACACTAAATCCCAATAAAATTGACAAAGACGATGAGGACTTCCAAGAGTCTAACAAAATGCACT CCATTAATGGTTATATGTACGGAAATCAACCTGGTCTTGAGATGTGTAAAGGAAGTGTGGTTTCCTGGCATTTGATGGGCTTGGGGTCAGAAGTCGATGTCCATGGGATatacttttcagaaaacacatttataaCTAAAGGAACAAGAAGGGATACAGCAAATCTGTTTCCACATACATTTCTTACAGCTATTATGAAGCCTGATTCTGAAG GAGTTTTTGAAGTGTCCTGTCTGACAACAGATCACTACACAGGGGGCATGAAACAGAACTACAAAGTGAAACAATGCCATTGGTGGAATGTGGACCTATCTATGTATTTGCATGAAAAGACTTACTATATTGCTGCAGTGGAGGTTGAGTGGGACTACGCTCCTAACAGGACATGGGAATTTGAGAGGCATCAATACCATGAGGAAAG cCCTGGCAATCCGTTTTTAAATAAAGACGGCAAATTCATTGgctcaaaatacagaaaagttgTTTATCGTGAGTACACTGATCAGACATTCAGTACTCCcaaaaacagagcagaagagcagcagcacctggaaaTTCAAG GGCCACTGCTTATGTCAAATATTGGAGATAaaattttaatagtttttaagAACTTGGCATCAAGACCTTTTTCTATACATGCCCATGGAGTAAAAACAGACAGTTCTGTGGTTGCTGTAACTAACCCAG gtgaaacaaaaatgtatgtCTGGAAGATCCCAGAGAGATCTAGTTCTGAGAGAGGAGACCCACATTGTATTGCATGGGCATACCATTCAACGGTGGACATTATTAAG GACACTTACAGTGGATTAATAGGCACACTTGTTGTGTGTCATAGACATTATTTGCCATCATTTCATACTGAAAAGAAAGTGCaatttgctcttctttttaTGGTTTTTGATGAAAATGAGTCATGGTACTTGgatgaaaacattaaaaggtATTCTGCCAACCCACACCTTATTGACAAAGAGGATGAGGAGTTCCTTGAAAGTAATAAAATGCATG CCATTAATGGAAAGGTGTTTGGAAATTTACATGGTCTGACTATGCATGTTGGAGAGAAAGTAAGCTGGTATTTGATGGGAATGGGCAATGAAATAGACATTCACACAGCACACTTCCATGGCCACAGCTTTGACTATAAG CAAACAGAGGTTTACCGGGCAGATGTCTTTGATCTGTTCCCTGGGACATTTCAGACTGTGGAAATGACCCCACAG
- the CP gene encoding ceruloplasmin isoform X2 gives MKLFLSCFLVSCCCQVGAVNREYYIGITETKWNYAPGSTNIVSGQLFAEEEQAGVFLKRGPHRIGSTYKKAVYTQYTNHLYDVTVDKPSWLGFLGPIIKGEVGDSIIIHLKNFASRSYTLHPHGVRYTKENEGAFYPDNTKDLQKRDDAVEPGGQYTYTWHVTEDQGPAKGDADCITRVYHSHIDAPRDVASGLVGPLIICRKGTMNNGSDKQFGAEFILMFSVMDENLSWYLEDNIRTYCSEPSKVDKDDEDFQESNKMHSINGYMYGYLPNLTMCVEDKVKWHLFGMGNEADIHSAYFHGQTLIERHHRVDTINLFPATFIDAVMIPRSPGEWLLSCQVNDHIEGGMQALFEVKDCRKSTKDHNESTRIRQYFIAAEEIIWNYGPSAVNHFTGQELITDSESRIFFEQSETRIGGSYKKAVYKEYTDGSFTEHKKSLTEEAHLGLLGPVIKAEVGESIRVTFRNNASRPFSIQPHGVSYRKSDEGALYSAASRGTGSPASHVSPGATFVYEWNVPEDVGPTDQDPDCLTWLYYSAVDAVRDTSSGLVGPLLVCRKGALLPSGKQKNVNLEFFLLATVFDENLSWYLDDNILMFTLNPNKIDKDDEDFQESNKMHSINGYMYGNQPGLEMCKGSVVSWHLMGLGSEVDVHGIYFSENTFITKGTRRDTANLFPHTFLTAIMKPDSEGVFEVSCLTTDHYTGGMKQNYKVKQCHWWNVDLSMYLHEKTYYIAAVEVEWDYAPNRTWEFERHQYHEESPGNPFLNKDGKFIGSKYRKVVYREYTDQTFSTPKNRAEEQQHLEIQGETKMYVWKIPERSSSERGDPHCIAWAYHSTVDIIKDTYSGLIGTLVVCHRHYLPSFHTEKKVQFALLFMVFDENESWYLDENIKRYSANPHLIDKEDEEFLESNKMHAINGKVFGNLHGLTMHVGEKVSWYLMGMGNEIDIHTAHFHGHSFDYKQTEVYRADVFDLFPGTFQTVEMTPQNPGTWLLHCHVTDHIHAGMEATYTVLPKEDKVFVPKIIQSVQV, from the exons ATGAAGCTCTTCCTAAGTTGCTTCCTGGTTTCTTGCTGTTGCCAAGTCGGGGCAGTGAACAGGGAGTACTACATCGGTATTACAGAGACCAAGTGGAACTATGCACCTGGCAGCACCAATATTGTGTCTGGACAGCTTTTTGCAGAAGAAGA GCAGGCTGGAGTCTTTCTCAAAAGAGGACCGCATAGGATAGGAAGCACTTACAAGAAGGCTGTCTACACGCAGTACACCAATCATTTATATGATGTGACAGTTGACAAGCCTTCCTGGCTGGGTTTTTTAGGCCCTATCATTAAGGGAGAAGTTGGAGATTCCATTATTATTCACTTGAAAAACTTTGCTTCCAGAAGCTACACGCTGCATCCACATGGTGTAAGAtacacaaaggaaaatgaag GTGCTTTTTATCCTGATAACACCAAAGATTTGCAAAAGAGAGATGACGCTGTGGAGCCTGGAGGCCAGTACACTTACACATGGCATGTGACAGAAGATCAAGGTCCAGCTAAGGGAGATGCAGACTGCATAACCAGGGTTTACCACTCCCACATAGATGCTCCAAGAGATGTTGCCTCAGGGCTTGTTGGGCCTTTGATAATTTGCAGGAAAG gtACAATGAATAATGGGAGTGATAAACAATTTGGTGCTGAATTTATCCTCATGTTTTCTGTAATGGATGAAAATCTCAGTTGGTATCTAGAGGATAACATCAGGACATACTGTTCTGAGCCTTCCAAAGTTGACAAAGATGATGAGGACTTCCAGGAGAGCAATAAAATGCACT cAATTAATGGGTACATGTATGGATACCTCCCAAACCTCACAATGTGTGTGGAAGACAAGGTAAAATGGCATCTTTTTGGCATGGGTAATGAAGCTGATATCCATTCAGCCTACTTTCATGGACAGACCTTAATAGAAAGGCATCATCGAGTTGACACCATCAACCTCTTCCCCGCCACATTTATTGATGCTGTCATGATACCGAGGAGTCCTGGGGAATGGCTGCTCAGCTGCCAAGTGAATGACCATATTGAAG gtggtATGCAGGCCCTTTTTGAGGTGAAAGATTGTAGGAAATCCACAAAAGATCACAATGAAAGTACGAGGATAAGACAGTATTTCATTGCTGCTGAAGAAATCATCTGGAATTATGGCCCATCTGCAGTGAACCATTTTACAGGCCAAGAGTTAATCACTGACAG CGAATCTCGCATTTTTTTTGAACAAAGTGAGACAAGAATTGGCGGCTCTTATAAAAAAGCTGTTTACAAAGAATACACTGATGGTTCTTTCACTGAAcataaaaaaagtctcacagagGAAGCACATCTTGGACTCTTAG GACCTGTTATCAAGGCTGAAGTGGGTGAGAGCATCAGGGTGACATTCCGAAACAATGCCAGCCGCCCGTTTAGCATTCAGCCCCATGGTGTGAGTTACCGCAAGAGCGACGAGGGTGCATTGTACAGCGCTGCCTCCAGAG GTACTGGATCTCCAGCCTCTCATGTGAGTCCTGGTGCTACATTTGTGTATGAGTGGAATGTGCCAGAAGATGTTGGCCCCACAGACCAAGATCCAGACTGTTTAACCTGGCTTTATTACTCAGCTGTGGATGCAGTCAGAGACACCAGTTCTGGCCTTGTGGGTCCTCTTCTGGTGTGCAGGAAAGGAGCTTTGCTTCCTTCTGGGAAACAG aaaaatgtgaacCTGGAGTTTTTTCTACTTGCCACAGTATTTGATGAGAATCTGAGCTGGTACTTGGATGACAATATTTTGATGTTTACACTAAATCCCAATAAAATTGACAAAGACGATGAGGACTTCCAAGAGTCTAACAAAATGCACT CCATTAATGGTTATATGTACGGAAATCAACCTGGTCTTGAGATGTGTAAAGGAAGTGTGGTTTCCTGGCATTTGATGGGCTTGGGGTCAGAAGTCGATGTCCATGGGATatacttttcagaaaacacatttataaCTAAAGGAACAAGAAGGGATACAGCAAATCTGTTTCCACATACATTTCTTACAGCTATTATGAAGCCTGATTCTGAAG GAGTTTTTGAAGTGTCCTGTCTGACAACAGATCACTACACAGGGGGCATGAAACAGAACTACAAAGTGAAACAATGCCATTGGTGGAATGTGGACCTATCTATGTATTTGCATGAAAAGACTTACTATATTGCTGCAGTGGAGGTTGAGTGGGACTACGCTCCTAACAGGACATGGGAATTTGAGAGGCATCAATACCATGAGGAAAG cCCTGGCAATCCGTTTTTAAATAAAGACGGCAAATTCATTGgctcaaaatacagaaaagttgTTTATCGTGAGTACACTGATCAGACATTCAGTACTCCcaaaaacagagcagaagagcagcagcacctggaaaTTCAAG gtgaaacaaaaatgtatgtCTGGAAGATCCCAGAGAGATCTAGTTCTGAGAGAGGAGACCCACATTGTATTGCATGGGCATACCATTCAACGGTGGACATTATTAAG GACACTTACAGTGGATTAATAGGCACACTTGTTGTGTGTCATAGACATTATTTGCCATCATTTCATACTGAAAAGAAAGTGCaatttgctcttctttttaTGGTTTTTGATGAAAATGAGTCATGGTACTTGgatgaaaacattaaaaggtATTCTGCCAACCCACACCTTATTGACAAAGAGGATGAGGAGTTCCTTGAAAGTAATAAAATGCATG CCATTAATGGAAAGGTGTTTGGAAATTTACATGGTCTGACTATGCATGTTGGAGAGAAAGTAAGCTGGTATTTGATGGGAATGGGCAATGAAATAGACATTCACACAGCACACTTCCATGGCCACAGCTTTGACTATAAG CAAACAGAGGTTTACCGGGCAGATGTCTTTGATCTGTTCCCTGGGACATTTCAGACTGTGGAAATGACCCCACAG